The bacterium genome includes the window TTGGTCTTGACTTCAGAATCCGTAAAGCTGATGCAAGCCCAGGAGCCGGTGTTGCCATGTCCGAGATAATTGATAAATCCGGCCCCTTGGTTAATATCATTGACCACCACCGCCCGCCTCTGGGTATCGTTCAGGTTTTTAAAGGTCCCATTCCAGGTACGATTATGCACGGTGAACTGATCGGGCAATCCCTTGAAAAAATTCTCGATATTAGACTGATATCCCGCGCCTCCAGTCGTACCTTCATAGAGATCGACGGTTCTGAACCAGTTGTCCGTCTGTTGAGTGGCGGTCTCGTACCAAATGACTTTTTTCACGTAGGCTTCAACCTGACTTACGTCGTAGGCGGGAAGGCGGCCAACCGCAATATCCGGTAAAAAATCAATGTGATCATTATTAAGGACTGCACCAGGATATTGCGCCAGCTTAAATTCGATTTCGCCAAAGAGATTTTTATTCAAACCTGTTTTATTCCAATTCCAATCATCAAAGGCGCCGCTGCTGGTATAAAGATCAGCATAATAGAGGTCACTCACCGACCAGTTGCGTTCGTTCATGGTAGGTGCATCAATGAAGCCGTTAGCGACCCCATCATTGAAATTTTCGTCCCATAGCGTGTTGTTATCATGGGTCACCTTTAGATTATCGAAGGAACAGTGGCAACAATACGATCCGAAGCCGATTTTTCCCCGCCCGCCCAGGTTCAGTTTATCTAGTGCCGCTCTGATCTGCGGGGTATTATTAATGGAAACCACGATACTGTCTTCTTTCACTTCCGCTTTGAGGTGATAACTCTGGCTCAGAGTAAACTTGTAATTGACCGATTTGCTGCTGCAGGCATTTAGCCGCAGCGTGTTGCGCATGATATCGATGCGGTGCGAATTGTCGGCTCGATCGGCATCGGCATAAAGAATGCGTACCTCCCAGTCAACGGAATCGCTGCTAACGGGTGTACAGTCCACCTCCATCGTATAGGCTTGGTGCGTACCTATATCCAACCAGGCGGCGTAGGGCAGTTCCTTATTGGCCTCAGTCTGGTGATAACTTCCGTTAATGACAGACCACTTGCCAGTAAAATAAGGATCGCGAGGCATCCAGCGCCCCCACCAACGCCAGCGCACGGGAAACTTGTTCACATCACCGACGAGCAGAACCGAGGTGACTCCTTTGGCTTTTTGGTAGTGCTCGATACAGCGTTTGATTTGTTCTGGATTATCTACGCCACTGAAGGTATAATAGATCTCGCTCAAACCAACCAGATAAGTCGGCCGATTGCTGCACGCTTTAAAGCGTGCAAGCGGATAAAGCGCGGCCAGATAGTCATCTGGCGCCAGAATCAAGCATGCATCCTGTGCAATGGCTGCATTAATAGTGATCTGGCCTATGAGCAGCGGAATCAACAGTAATAGAGATCTCATGTGAGGCCTCCCTTCTCACTGCAAAGTGACCAGAACAAGGATTTGCCCCTTGTGTCCGGCAGCTAGATTCTGCATCGCCTTGCCGAGAATGGTGCCGTGTGCTTTTTCATAATCTCTAACCACCATGGCAAAGCCGGGCGTCGGCGAGGTTGTGAGGAGATCGCCGGGTGCCACCGCGCCAAAAGTCGCATCCACATTGCAGTAGACCCGGCCAGCCAAGGCGACATCCCTTCCGTGTTGCCCTTTGCCGAGACGAACGCCGGAACCCAGCCCATTTGCTCCGGGCACGATACCCGCCACTCTGCTGTCATAAGCCCTGTCGCTAATTCGAAGCGTGCCTGGGTGCTCCGGATCGATCACTAGAACAGTGCCAGGAAGAGCCGCCTCTTTCCCGGTGACCTCGAATCCCTCGGCATAATCCAATCCTTCTCCCAATTCCAGTACAGTCTCATCACTGTCACGGCTTTTAATCTCCACATTGCCCTTGAAGAGGG containing:
- a CDS encoding C25 family cysteine peptidase, whose amino-acid sequence is MRSLLLLIPLLIGQITINAAIAQDACLILAPDDYLAALYPLARFKACSNRPTYLVGLSEIYYTFSGVDNPEQIKRCIEHYQKAKGVTSVLLVGDVNKFPVRWRWWGRWMPRDPYFTGKWSVINGSYHQTEANKELPYAAWLDIGTHQAYTMEVDCTPVSSDSVDWEVRILYADADRADNSHRIDIMRNTLRLNACSSKSVNYKFTLSQSYHLKAEVKEDSIVVSINNTPQIRAALDKLNLGGRGKIGFGSYCCHCSFDNLKVTHDNNTLWDENFNDGVANGFIDAPTMNERNWSVSDLYYADLYTSSGAFDDWNWNKTGLNKNLFGEIEFKLAQYPGAVLNNDHIDFLPDIAVGRLPAYDVSQVEAYVKKVIWYETATQQTDNWFRTVDLYEGTTGGAGYQSNIENFFKGLPDQFTVHNRTWNGTFKNLNDTQRRAVVVNDINQGAGFINYLGHGNTGSWACISFTDSEVKTKLTNSRMLPIIVAGACFTSQFAPIPPGEAYTDINDTFHTGVNSDCQRFPGPPEYPDYAYPRALQASGSPGCIGEDFMFLSGSSGSNGAIAYLGERSAGRDWGNQLTEYFFKNYLAGTTLGKMWQGMIKDYYWAHQLNASSTWNYGPEKWDEGHKFDEPQKFVLFGDPSLRVGGAYNHIVATAAYDGSGGPLTGSKRYRISSDVIVPGGRTLTVNTSASVLFDPGRTLSTSKTSGQLRIDPANGEEVCLIGRPGTAESRYKVRGMRIAGQLRARNGGGILVH